A single region of the Solwaraspora sp. WMMD791 genome encodes:
- the hppD gene encoding 4-hydroxyphenylpyruvate dioxygenase, with translation MTDLAESPTVRRTEVRDPFPVQGIDHLTFLVGNAKQAAHYYSTAFGMTCVAYRGPEQGFRDHAEYVLTSGAARFVLRGAVHADAPDAAHVARHSDGVADIALGVPDVDAAYAHALANGATGLAAPTDVTDDHGTVRMASIAAYGETRHTLIDRSGYDGPFLPGFVSRAPIVDRSPLVEAGLQPKRFFQAVDHVVGNVELGRMDEWVEFYRRVMGFTNMAEFIGDDIATDYSALMSKVVANGSRKVKFPLNEPALARRRSQIDEYLQFYGGPGVQHIALATNDILATVDAMRAAGVEFLDTPDSYYDDPQLRARIGEVRAPIEQLKARRILVDRDEDGYLLQIFTKPVQDRPTVFFELIERHGSLGFGKGNFKALFEAIEREQANRGNL, from the coding sequence ATGACTGATCTGGCCGAATCCCCGACCGTCCGCCGCACCGAGGTCCGTGACCCGTTCCCGGTGCAGGGCATCGACCACCTGACCTTCCTGGTCGGCAACGCCAAGCAGGCGGCGCACTACTACTCGACCGCGTTCGGCATGACCTGTGTCGCGTACCGGGGTCCGGAGCAGGGCTTCCGCGACCACGCCGAGTACGTGCTGACCAGTGGTGCCGCCCGGTTCGTGCTGCGCGGGGCGGTGCACGCCGACGCCCCCGACGCCGCGCACGTCGCCCGGCACAGCGACGGCGTCGCCGACATCGCGCTCGGCGTACCGGACGTCGACGCCGCGTACGCGCACGCGCTGGCCAACGGCGCGACCGGGCTGGCCGCCCCGACCGACGTCACCGACGACCACGGCACCGTACGGATGGCCAGCATCGCCGCGTACGGCGAAACCCGGCACACGCTGATCGACCGGTCCGGCTACGACGGGCCGTTCCTGCCGGGGTTCGTGTCCCGCGCGCCGATCGTCGACCGGTCCCCGCTGGTCGAGGCCGGACTGCAGCCGAAGCGGTTCTTCCAGGCCGTCGACCACGTCGTCGGCAACGTGGAGCTGGGCCGGATGGACGAGTGGGTGGAGTTCTACCGCCGGGTCATGGGCTTCACCAACATGGCCGAGTTCATCGGCGACGACATCGCCACCGACTACTCGGCGCTGATGAGCAAGGTCGTCGCCAACGGCAGCCGCAAAGTGAAGTTCCCACTCAACGAGCCGGCCCTCGCCCGCCGCCGCTCGCAGATCGACGAGTACCTGCAGTTCTACGGCGGACCGGGCGTGCAGCACATCGCCCTGGCCACCAACGACATCCTGGCGACAGTGGACGCGATGCGCGCCGCCGGGGTGGAGTTCCTGGACACGCCGGACTCGTACTACGACGACCCGCAGCTGCGGGCCCGCATCGGCGAGGTTCGCGCCCCGATCGAGCAGCTGAAGGCCCGCCGGATCCTGGTCGACCGGGACGAGGACGGCTACCTGCTGCAGATCTTCACCAAGCCGGTGCAGGACCGGCCGACGGTCTTCTTCGAGCTGATCGAACGGCATGGCTCGCTCGGCTTCGGCAAGGGTAACTTCAAGGCGCTGTTCGAGGCGATCGAGCGCGAACAGGCCAACCGGGGCAACCTCTGA
- a CDS encoding Lrp/AsnC family transcriptional regulator: MDAVQNVQLDRLDADLIALLAAEPRIGVLECSRRLRVARGTVQARLDKLLARGVIEGFGPQVSPVALGFTVTSFVTLEIGQRHGHGPVAAHLRGIPEVLEAHTITGSGDLLCRIVARSNSDLQRVLDEILAYEGIRRASTIIALAQQIPYRVLPLVSAAVSGPPSPSVSGPPPAAVPPAPRPD; the protein is encoded by the coding sequence ATGGATGCTGTGCAGAATGTTCAGCTCGACCGGTTGGACGCTGACCTGATCGCCCTGCTGGCGGCCGAGCCGAGGATCGGCGTACTGGAGTGTTCGCGGCGGCTGCGGGTGGCGCGCGGCACCGTCCAGGCCCGGCTGGACAAGCTGCTCGCCCGGGGCGTGATCGAAGGCTTCGGCCCGCAGGTGTCACCGGTGGCACTCGGTTTCACGGTGACGTCGTTCGTCACGTTGGAGATCGGTCAGCGGCACGGGCACGGGCCGGTCGCGGCGCACCTGCGGGGCATCCCGGAGGTGCTGGAGGCGCACACCATCACCGGATCCGGCGACCTGCTGTGCCGGATCGTGGCCCGGTCCAACAGTGATCTGCAGCGGGTGCTGGACGAGATCCTCGCCTACGAGGGGATCCGCCGGGCGTCGACGATCATCGCCCTGGCGCAGCAGATCCCGTACCGCGTCCTGCCGCTGGTGTCGGCGGCGGTGAGCGGCCCGCCGTCGCCGTCGGTGAGCGGCCCGCCGCCGGCGGCGGTGCCACCGGCGCCTCGTCCGGATTGA
- a CDS encoding 2Fe-2S iron-sulfur cluster binding domain-containing protein — protein MSSTPAAQGRRPRRAEPQRMTVEQAGRPVGTVLVEPGQTLLDAGLAAGLPMPYSCMVGNCGECVVKLLAGQVTQDGPDCRTPRQKADGYVLTCGGRPTSTVTIDIADP, from the coding sequence ATGAGCTCTACACCCGCGGCGCAGGGCCGGCGACCGCGCCGGGCCGAACCTCAGCGGATGACCGTCGAGCAGGCCGGACGCCCGGTCGGGACCGTACTGGTCGAGCCGGGTCAGACCCTGCTGGACGCGGGGCTCGCGGCCGGGCTGCCGATGCCGTACTCGTGCATGGTCGGCAACTGCGGGGAGTGCGTGGTGAAACTGCTCGCCGGGCAGGTCACGCAGGACGGACCGGACTGCCGCACTCCCCGGCAGAAGGCCGACGGCTACGTGCTGACCTGCGGAGGCCGTCCGACGTCGACGGTCACCATCGACATCGCCGATCCGTGA
- a CDS encoding TetR/AcrR family transcriptional regulator produces the protein MRAELTRERILTAAAHVFTEYGYAAGTTNRIAERARISIGSLYQYFPNKDAILAELLVRHIDRGAWKQADQLDMSPGSLKAMVRAIVRDAIDNHRDDPQLLRIMIEEAPFSQELLDTVNRHGEIRAGQLRDLLTRHPDVDVRDVGTAAELILFTVEVNTHKLMADPRGIPVETLENELVDMVTRYLRGDS, from the coding sequence GTGCGTGCGGAGCTGACCCGGGAGCGCATCCTCACCGCCGCTGCTCACGTTTTCACCGAGTACGGCTACGCCGCCGGGACCACCAACCGCATCGCCGAGCGGGCCCGCATCTCCATCGGCTCGCTGTACCAGTACTTCCCGAACAAGGACGCGATCCTCGCCGAGCTGCTGGTCCGCCACATCGATCGCGGTGCCTGGAAGCAGGCCGATCAGCTCGACATGTCCCCCGGCAGCCTGAAGGCGATGGTCCGGGCGATCGTCCGCGACGCGATCGACAACCACCGGGACGATCCGCAGCTGCTCCGCATCATGATCGAGGAGGCGCCGTTCTCGCAGGAACTGCTCGACACGGTCAACCGGCACGGCGAGATCCGGGCCGGTCAGCTGCGGGACCTGCTCACCCGGCATCCGGATGTCGACGTCCGCGACGTCGGCACCGCGGCCGAGCTGATCCTGTTCACCGTGGAGGTCAACACGCACAAACTGATGGCCGATCCACGGGGCATCCCGGTCGAGACGCTGGAGAACGAACTGGTCGACATGGTGACCCGGTATCTGCGCGGCGACAGCTAG
- a CDS encoding siderophore-interacting protein gives MIPKVQLPESRTMITLEVRRREFPTPGFASVTLGGPAIRDLVVAGNDQAVRLFFPRQGQTGLRMPTVSNDAWIAQLLLWPRSTRPWVRNLTIRRARPADDEIDIEFALHGDSPMSSWARTAEPGTPAGIFDIGTMYRLPEQVHRQLLVGDESALPAVLSILDGTPPTVATEVYLEVPTGADIRSVETPAGVRVHWFSRDGADLRPGALLVAALRDAALPSDRFYTWVAGESWLATTVRRHLVHDREVAKRDISFFGYWRLGRAAPG, from the coding sequence GTGATACCCAAGGTCCAACTGCCCGAGTCACGGACGATGATCACGCTGGAGGTGCGCCGCCGCGAGTTCCCCACCCCGGGCTTCGCGAGCGTCACCCTGGGTGGCCCCGCCATCAGGGACCTCGTCGTCGCCGGCAACGACCAGGCAGTCCGGCTGTTCTTCCCCCGCCAGGGACAGACCGGACTACGGATGCCCACCGTCTCGAACGACGCCTGGATCGCCCAGCTGCTGCTGTGGCCGAGGTCGACCCGGCCGTGGGTCCGCAACCTGACGATCCGGCGGGCCCGACCCGCCGACGACGAGATCGACATCGAGTTCGCCCTGCACGGCGACTCACCCATGTCTTCCTGGGCACGCACCGCCGAGCCGGGCACCCCCGCCGGGATCTTCGACATCGGCACCATGTACCGGCTTCCGGAGCAGGTGCACCGGCAACTGCTGGTCGGCGACGAGAGCGCACTGCCCGCCGTACTGTCGATCCTCGACGGTACGCCGCCGACGGTGGCCACGGAGGTCTACCTGGAGGTCCCGACCGGGGCTGACATCCGGTCGGTCGAGACACCCGCCGGCGTACGCGTCCACTGGTTCAGCCGCGACGGCGCGGATCTGCGACCCGGTGCTCTGCTGGTGGCGGCGCTACGCGACGCGGCCCTGCCATCGGACCGCTTCTACACCTGGGTCGCGGGCGAGTCCTGGTTGGCCACCACGGTACGGCGACACCTGGTCCACGACCGAGAAGTCGCCAAACGGGACATCTCGTTCTTCGGCTACTGGCGTCTCGGCCGGGCCGCACCCGGCTGA
- a CDS encoding PQQ-binding-like beta-propeller repeat protein, whose protein sequence is MAKGSAPCVKCYLAFALVVVIVLAATGVWNPFPGLWDWVNRSRPLAEPDVTWQQRVDGAPQSITVTDRAVIVEHRLTVEGHSLTSGNQVWEHKADWAAVAGTGTDQVVVAGTLLVKGYQVLNPATGALLRRDEAAVAVWTYRNALLDVECAGPRDCTLRAWDPRGQQPRWTAQLPGMGLVLFADNPQLLTSRPLTARGVADDAGGPQNLPAALGFPIDGKIHVVETRTGKVLQELKEEQHERIVVLGGRVFTLVATPRDGACYYTATAHDPVTALPVWQRAGINLRTADRTGCAQRHNPTGGPNVLAGVAPDMRETVLDAHDGRVLWTGAAGQELRAVDDRYALTRSADGTTLQAYALPTSTPAWTRPIDDDAQIALTRYAALVVTRKPDRVVALDPATGTELANLRTSAEVKAVGPAGMVIGEGREIGYVRFAGADLPAPAVTGPGGVDPGPTCGGVKQESCPGDGSKDG, encoded by the coding sequence ATGGCGAAGGGGAGCGCGCCGTGCGTGAAGTGCTATCTGGCCTTCGCGCTCGTCGTGGTCATCGTGCTCGCCGCCACCGGCGTCTGGAACCCGTTCCCCGGCCTGTGGGACTGGGTCAACCGCAGCCGCCCCCTCGCTGAGCCCGACGTCACCTGGCAGCAGCGGGTCGACGGCGCCCCGCAGAGCATCACCGTCACCGACCGGGCCGTCATCGTCGAACACCGGCTGACCGTCGAAGGCCACAGCCTCACCTCCGGCAACCAGGTCTGGGAGCACAAGGCCGACTGGGCCGCCGTCGCCGGCACCGGCACCGACCAGGTCGTCGTCGCCGGCACCCTGCTGGTCAAGGGCTACCAGGTGCTCAACCCGGCGACCGGTGCCCTGCTGCGCCGCGACGAGGCCGCCGTCGCCGTCTGGACCTACCGCAACGCGCTGCTCGACGTCGAGTGTGCCGGCCCGCGTGACTGCACCCTGCGGGCCTGGGATCCGCGCGGCCAGCAGCCACGGTGGACCGCCCAACTGCCCGGCATGGGTCTCGTGCTCTTCGCCGACAACCCGCAGCTGCTCACCAGCCGACCGTTGACCGCCCGCGGCGTCGCCGACGACGCCGGCGGCCCGCAGAACCTGCCGGCCGCCCTCGGCTTCCCGATCGACGGCAAGATCCACGTCGTGGAGACCCGGACCGGCAAGGTGCTGCAGGAGCTGAAAGAGGAGCAGCACGAACGGATCGTGGTCCTCGGCGGTCGGGTCTTCACCCTGGTCGCCACCCCCCGCGACGGTGCCTGCTACTACACCGCCACCGCCCACGACCCGGTGACCGCGCTGCCAGTGTGGCAACGGGCCGGGATCAACCTGCGGACCGCCGACCGCACCGGTTGCGCCCAGCGGCACAATCCGACCGGCGGCCCCAACGTGCTGGCCGGGGTCGCCCCCGACATGCGGGAAACCGTCCTCGACGCCCACGACGGGCGGGTGCTGTGGACCGGTGCCGCCGGGCAGGAGCTGCGGGCCGTCGACGACCGGTACGCGCTGACCCGCTCCGCCGACGGCACCACCCTCCAGGCGTACGCCCTGCCGACGTCGACCCCGGCGTGGACCCGGCCGATCGACGACGACGCGCAGATCGCCCTCACCCGGTACGCCGCCCTGGTCGTCACCCGTAAACCCGACCGGGTCGTCGCCCTTGATCCGGCCACCGGCACCGAACTGGCCAATCTTCGTACCTCGGCCGAGGTCAAGGCGGTCGGGCCAGCCGGCATGGTCATCGGCGAGGGTCGGGAGATCGGCTACGTCAGGTTCGCCGGAGCCGATCTCCCGGCACCCGCCGTCACCGGCCCCGGGGGCGTCGACCCCGGACCCACCTGTGGCGGTGTGAAGCAGGAGTCCTGCCCCGGCGACGGCAGCAAGGACGGCTGA
- a CDS encoding DUF5937 family protein: MRIEVSSGDLAASRFGISPLGETMAALRLFAGTRPAGPLLPWVHRHRDRYAALRRAQPGIMAIRALYRRTGYNADFVQPPPDGVGLSFADQLAVVRRTPLDQARDEIARSLAGRPFPTGAAGRLLAADDVVDRLAEAIDAAWQALIAPDWPRLRAILERDVVYRAGRLTTYGWSAALADLEARLRWEPDPGTIVVDRFPPEQHRLGGQGLLFVPSVFSTLSLHLEPPWPYAISYPARGVAGLFGPPPPDRAADGLDRLIGPTRAAVLRALAVPATTSQLVAQLGMTLGTVGGHLAVLRDAGLVRRARTGRAVRYERTALGDALDDADGGAGDDASGAVPRRVPSGTAPHPVVSRPSTSSRS, translated from the coding sequence GTGCGGATCGAGGTCAGCTCCGGCGACCTGGCGGCCAGTCGGTTCGGGATCTCCCCGCTGGGCGAGACGATGGCCGCCCTGCGGCTGTTCGCCGGCACCCGTCCGGCCGGGCCGCTGCTGCCCTGGGTGCACCGGCACCGCGACCGCTACGCCGCGCTGCGCCGCGCCCAGCCCGGCATCATGGCGATCCGGGCGCTGTACCGGCGCACCGGCTACAACGCCGACTTCGTCCAGCCGCCGCCGGACGGGGTCGGGCTCAGCTTCGCCGACCAGCTGGCGGTGGTCCGCCGTACCCCGCTGGACCAGGCCCGCGACGAGATCGCCCGCAGCCTGGCCGGTCGGCCCTTCCCCACCGGAGCGGCCGGGCGCCTGCTGGCCGCCGACGACGTGGTCGACCGGCTCGCCGAGGCCATCGACGCCGCGTGGCAGGCGCTGATCGCCCCGGACTGGCCCCGGCTGCGGGCCATCCTGGAGCGTGACGTCGTCTACCGGGCCGGCCGGCTGACCACGTACGGCTGGAGCGCCGCACTGGCCGACCTGGAAGCCCGGCTGCGCTGGGAGCCCGACCCGGGCACCATCGTCGTCGACCGGTTCCCCCCGGAGCAGCACCGGCTCGGCGGGCAGGGGCTGCTGTTCGTCCCGTCGGTCTTCAGCACCCTGAGCCTGCACCTGGAGCCGCCCTGGCCGTACGCGATCAGCTACCCGGCGCGCGGCGTCGCCGGACTGTTCGGCCCGCCGCCGCCCGACCGGGCCGCCGACGGGCTGGACCGGCTGATCGGGCCTACCCGGGCGGCCGTGCTCCGCGCCCTGGCGGTGCCGGCGACCACCAGCCAGCTGGTCGCCCAGCTGGGCATGACGTTGGGCACCGTCGGCGGGCACCTGGCCGTACTGCGGGATGCCGGGCTGGTGCGACGGGCCCGCACCGGCCGCGCGGTCCGCTACGAGCGGACCGCGCTCGGTGACGCCCTCGACGACGCCGACGGGGGCGCGGGCGACGACGCCAGTGGCGCGGTGCCGCGCCGGGTCCCGTCCGGCACGGCACCGCACCCGGTGGTCAGTAGACCGAGTACGTCGTCGCGCAGCTGA
- a CDS encoding helix-turn-helix transcriptional regulator, translated as MAAADDEQSAGHRVVCHLDRLLAERRMTLTELAERAGVTVVNLSVLKNDRARAVRFSTLTAICDVLRCQPGDLFSVAPPGPAEVPDPPGHPSLDGIR; from the coding sequence ATGGCCGCCGCCGACGACGAACAGTCCGCCGGACACCGGGTGGTCTGCCACCTCGACCGGCTGCTCGCCGAGCGCCGGATGACCCTCACCGAACTCGCCGAGCGGGCCGGGGTCACCGTCGTGAACCTGTCGGTGTTGAAGAACGACCGGGCCAGAGCCGTCCGGTTCTCCACCCTCACCGCCATCTGCGACGTGCTCCGCTGCCAGCCAGGTGACCTGTTCAGCGTGGCTCCACCCGGGCCTGCAGAAGTACCCGACCCACCCGGTCACCCGTCTCTGGACGGCATCCGCTAG
- a CDS encoding MFS transporter, which produces MTTSAPPAPQATFRDLFTVREFRVLFASYGIFMVGETVKMLALSVLIYDRTGSPLLAALAYVAGFLPSVLGGMFLLAYADRWRPRAVMVGYDLVRVAMVAVLALGVLSPGGALALVFVVGLFTPVSSAMRTALLPDLLAGDRYVLGRALFTVTAGATQVLGFAVGGALIGLLGPYGALWITAATCLTSAVLIRFGLTDRPPRTVAVAGVVRPGAVRQTWQVNRQLLADRPVRGLLLAQWLPGSLLVGAEGVVVPYTGGDGAGVLFMAGAAGMLLGDLVIGRWTAPARREALTPWLALLLGVPMLAFVADIGLLVAAVLFGVAAFGFSYHLGLARRFLDAVPADRRGQAFGLSHMGMMTGQGLAAGGAGLVAQWLAPGLVMAGFGALSLVATLLLWRQLRVPRMNVPRHA; this is translated from the coding sequence ATGACCACGAGTGCGCCGCCGGCCCCGCAGGCGACCTTCCGGGACCTGTTCACGGTCCGCGAGTTCCGGGTGCTCTTCGCCAGCTACGGCATCTTCATGGTCGGCGAGACGGTGAAGATGCTGGCCCTGTCGGTGCTGATCTACGACCGTACGGGTTCGCCGTTGCTGGCCGCGTTGGCGTACGTCGCCGGTTTCCTGCCCAGCGTGCTCGGCGGCATGTTCCTGCTGGCGTACGCCGACCGGTGGCGACCACGGGCGGTGATGGTCGGCTACGACCTGGTCCGGGTGGCCATGGTGGCGGTGCTGGCGCTCGGTGTGCTGTCACCCGGTGGCGCGTTGGCGCTGGTGTTCGTCGTCGGGTTGTTCACCCCGGTGTCGTCGGCGATGCGGACCGCCCTGCTGCCGGATCTGCTGGCCGGCGACCGGTACGTGCTGGGGCGGGCGTTGTTCACCGTCACCGCCGGGGCCACCCAGGTCCTCGGGTTCGCCGTCGGCGGGGCGCTGATCGGCCTGCTGGGCCCGTACGGTGCCCTCTGGATCACGGCCGCGACCTGCCTGACCTCGGCGGTGTTGATCCGGTTCGGGCTGACCGACCGGCCGCCCCGGACGGTCGCGGTGGCCGGGGTGGTGCGGCCGGGCGCGGTCCGTCAGACCTGGCAGGTCAACCGGCAGCTGCTGGCCGACCGCCCGGTACGCGGGCTGCTGCTGGCGCAGTGGCTGCCCGGTTCGCTGCTGGTCGGGGCGGAGGGGGTGGTGGTGCCGTACACCGGTGGTGACGGGGCCGGGGTGCTGTTCATGGCCGGTGCCGCCGGGATGCTGCTGGGGGATCTGGTGATCGGACGCTGGACGGCGCCGGCGCGGCGGGAGGCGTTGACCCCGTGGTTGGCGTTGCTGCTCGGGGTGCCGATGCTGGCGTTCGTCGCCGACATCGGGCTGCTGGTGGCGGCGGTGCTGTTCGGGGTGGCGGCGTTCGGGTTCTCGTACCATCTGGGGTTGGCCCGGCGGTTCCTGGACGCGGTGCCGGCTGATCGGCGCGGCCAGGCGTTCGGGCTGTCCCACATGGGGATGATGACCGGGCAGGGGCTGGCGGCCGGTGGTGCCGGCCTGGTGGCGCAGTGGCTGGCGCCGGGGCTGGTGATGGCCGGGTTCGGGGCGTTGTCGCTGGTCGCCACCCTGCTCCTGTGGCGACAACTCCGGGTGCCACGCATGAATGTACCCCGACACGCCTAA
- a CDS encoding alkaline phosphatase PhoX gives MPSSRRTFLAGGAVGAAGVGLAVAGGLPSLAQAHPAQAHPGRSHPPRGGGHVPFPPLVDDPAGILALPEGFRYTVVTRTGVTRLDRGQGLTPAEHDGMAVFDAGHGRYTLIQNHELGPGAEYGVPHVAGTVYDPGAVDAGGCTVIRTDRAGRNLGEFVAISGTVDNCAGGPTPWGTWLTCEETEDRAGDEWDEDGRTGVYQKDHGYVFEVWADGRADPRPIKCLGRYAHEALAIDKDRTRIYLSEDADGPNGLFYRWTAPRGVKLGPGVLTRLAPDAGTLAAMQIIMDDGSVLPDVAYLTSAQLGRPFPVRWIEVPERDARATPLREQFADDQVTRGRKFEGVWGTDQGVYVVNSYAWEDGDLPADAAPHDGMVWFYDYRAQTIQLVTYFPHQTSSEEGTPARYSDLTFDGPDNVTVTPWGSLVLAEDGSGASHVLSSVPGGPTYAIARNQLNDSEFCGPVFTADGKVLFVNMQDPGLTLAITGPWEKYLG, from the coding sequence GTGCCTTCCTCTCGTCGTACCTTCCTCGCCGGTGGTGCCGTCGGCGCGGCCGGCGTCGGCCTCGCCGTCGCCGGCGGCCTGCCGTCACTGGCCCAGGCCCACCCGGCCCAGGCCCACCCGGGCCGGAGCCACCCGCCGAGGGGCGGCGGCCACGTACCGTTCCCGCCGTTGGTGGACGACCCCGCCGGCATCCTCGCCCTGCCCGAGGGCTTCCGGTACACCGTGGTCACCCGCACCGGCGTCACCCGCCTCGACCGCGGCCAGGGCCTGACCCCGGCCGAGCACGACGGGATGGCCGTCTTCGACGCCGGACACGGCCGGTACACCCTGATCCAGAACCACGAGCTCGGCCCGGGAGCCGAGTACGGCGTACCGCACGTCGCCGGCACCGTCTACGACCCGGGAGCGGTCGACGCCGGCGGTTGCACGGTGATCCGGACCGACCGGGCCGGGCGCAACCTCGGCGAGTTCGTCGCCATCTCCGGCACCGTCGACAACTGCGCGGGCGGGCCCACCCCGTGGGGGACCTGGCTGACCTGCGAGGAGACCGAGGACCGGGCCGGCGACGAGTGGGACGAGGACGGCCGCACCGGCGTCTACCAGAAGGACCACGGCTACGTCTTCGAGGTGTGGGCCGACGGCCGTGCCGACCCGAGGCCGATCAAGTGCCTGGGCCGGTACGCCCACGAAGCCCTGGCGATCGACAAGGATCGTACGAGGATCTACCTGTCCGAGGACGCCGACGGGCCGAACGGACTGTTCTACCGGTGGACCGCGCCGCGCGGCGTGAAGCTCGGCCCCGGAGTGCTCACCCGCCTCGCCCCGGACGCGGGCACCCTCGCCGCGATGCAGATCATCATGGATGACGGTTCGGTGCTGCCGGACGTCGCCTACCTGACCTCCGCGCAGCTGGGCCGGCCGTTCCCCGTACGGTGGATCGAGGTCCCTGAGCGCGACGCCCGTGCCACGCCCCTGCGGGAGCAGTTCGCCGACGATCAGGTCACCCGGGGCCGCAAGTTCGAGGGCGTGTGGGGCACCGACCAGGGCGTGTACGTGGTCAACTCGTACGCATGGGAGGACGGTGACCTGCCGGCGGACGCCGCTCCGCACGACGGCATGGTCTGGTTCTACGACTACCGGGCGCAGACCATCCAGCTGGTGACGTACTTCCCGCACCAGACGTCGTCCGAGGAGGGTACGCCGGCCAGGTACAGCGACCTGACCTTCGACGGGCCGGACAACGTGACCGTCACCCCGTGGGGCAGCCTGGTGCTGGCCGAGGACGGCTCGGGCGCGTCCCACGTACTCAGCTCGGTCCCGGGCGGCCCGACCTACGCGATCGCCCGCAACCAGCTCAACGACTCGGAGTTCTGCGGGCCGGTCTTCACCGCCGACGGCAAGGTGCTCTTCGTCAACATGCAGGACCCGGGCCTCACCCTGGCCATCACCGGCCCCTGGGAGAAGTACCTGGGCTGA
- a CDS encoding fumarate hydratase has protein sequence MSSAAPFSHVPLLPTGDDLTEYRLISDEGVDVVHGPGGRRFLTIDPAVLTALTAEAMHDIAHYLRPAHLAQLRAILEDPQASPNDRFVALDLLRNANIAAGGVLPMCQDTGTAIVMGKRGRHVLTDGTDERAIAQGVYEAYTKLNLRYSQLAPITMWEERNTGTNLPAQIELYAEDPGGQPDAYKFLFMAKGGGSANKSYLYQETKALLNPTRMMQFLEEKLRLIGTSACPPYHLAIVVGGTSAEFALKTAKYASAKYLDNLPTSGSIAAHGFRDVELEAQVLELTRQFGIGAQFGGRYFCHDVRVVRLPRHGASCPVAIAVSCSADRQAVAKITPSGVWLEKLETDPARFLPDVTDETLAADASADADVVRVDLNRPMAEIRAELSKYPVKTRLSLTGPLVVARDIAHAKIAERLDAGEPMPQYLRDHAVYYAGPAKTPEGYASGSFGPTTAGRMDAYVEKFQAAGGSHVMLAKGNRSAQVTRSCGTHGGFYLGSIGGPAARLAQDCIRHVEVLEYPELGMEAIWKIEVEDFPAFIVVDDKGNDFYAEVTKPVLTVGRR, from the coding sequence ATGAGCAGTGCCGCCCCGTTCTCCCACGTCCCGCTGCTGCCCACCGGGGACGACCTCACGGAATACCGCCTGATCAGCGACGAAGGCGTCGACGTGGTGCACGGGCCAGGAGGGCGCCGGTTTCTCACCATTGATCCGGCTGTGCTGACGGCACTCACGGCCGAGGCCATGCATGACATTGCTCACTACCTGCGCCCGGCGCACCTGGCGCAGCTGAGGGCGATCCTCGAGGACCCCCAGGCGTCCCCCAACGACCGGTTCGTCGCCCTCGACCTGTTGCGCAACGCCAACATCGCCGCCGGCGGGGTGCTGCCTATGTGCCAGGACACCGGCACCGCGATCGTGATGGGCAAACGCGGCCGGCACGTACTCACCGACGGCACCGACGAACGGGCCATCGCCCAGGGCGTGTACGAGGCGTACACCAAGCTCAACCTGCGCTACTCGCAGCTCGCCCCCATCACCATGTGGGAGGAGCGCAACACCGGGACCAACCTGCCGGCTCAGATCGAGCTGTACGCCGAGGACCCGGGCGGGCAGCCCGACGCCTACAAGTTCCTGTTCATGGCCAAGGGCGGTGGCTCGGCCAACAAGTCCTACCTCTACCAGGAAACCAAGGCGCTGCTGAACCCGACCCGGATGATGCAGTTCCTGGAGGAGAAGCTGCGGCTGATCGGCACGTCCGCCTGCCCGCCGTACCACCTGGCGATCGTCGTCGGCGGCACGTCCGCTGAGTTCGCGCTCAAGACCGCCAAGTACGCCAGCGCCAAGTACCTGGACAATCTGCCGACCAGCGGCAGCATCGCCGCCCACGGCTTCCGGGACGTGGAGCTGGAGGCGCAGGTGCTCGAACTGACCCGTCAGTTCGGTATCGGCGCGCAGTTCGGCGGACGTTACTTCTGCCACGACGTACGGGTGGTCCGGCTGCCCCGGCACGGTGCCTCCTGCCCGGTGGCGATCGCCGTCTCCTGCTCCGCCGACCGGCAGGCCGTCGCGAAGATCACCCCGAGTGGGGTGTGGCTGGAGAAGCTGGAGACCGACCCGGCCCGCTTCCTGCCCGACGTGACCGACGAGACCCTCGCCGCCGACGCCTCCGCCGACGCCGACGTGGTCCGCGTCGACCTGAACCGGCCGATGGCCGAGATCCGCGCCGAGCTGTCGAAGTACCCGGTGAAGACCCGGTTGTCGCTGACCGGCCCGCTGGTCGTCGCCCGCGACATCGCCCACGCGAAGATCGCCGAGCGGCTGGACGCCGGCGAGCCGATGCCGCAGTACCTGCGCGACCACGCCGTCTACTACGCCGGCCCGGCGAAGACCCCCGAGGGGTACGCGTCCGGCTCGTTCGGCCCGACCACGGCCGGGCGGATGGACGCGTACGTGGAGAAGTTCCAGGCCGCCGGCGGCTCGCACGTCATGCTCGCCAAGGGCAACCGGTCCGCGCAGGTCACCCGCTCCTGCGGTACGCACGGCGGCTTCTACCTCGGCTCGATCGGCGGCCCGGCGGCCCGGCTGGCGCAGGACTGCATCCGGCACGTCGAGGTCCTCGAATACCCGGAGCTGGGCATGGAAGCCATCTGGAAGATCGAGGTGGAGGACTTCCCGGCGTTCATCGTCGTCGACGACAAGGGCAACGACTTCTACGCCGAGGTCACCAAACCGGTCCTCACCGTCGGCCGCCGCTGA